One Mycobacterium kubicae genomic window carries:
- a CDS encoding hotdog fold thioesterase translates to MASDEPEVTRADRFIKTAVEILGETGRTDFTVQEVVARSKTSLRAFYQHFSSKDELLLALFDRTIAHSAQMWRAETHGLDSTAALKLVIDRVSQQPESSTQDSLNRALSLYNQHLAETRPREYARVLSPLHQLIRDIVGQGITEGVFRPGLDVGAAAAIVMQTVVGAQRLHWLGSELNGTPIDAGQLYDFCSRALGIQDNDEVIDAPSLAELFAQIGMRPGTRDGEFAMTLPVSPQVVNTSGALQGGLIATLVDVAGGQFGLEHLQPGTTMTTSDLFVRYLRPIRQGSAFAVPRMLRSGRRAMVMQVDIYGDVDDELLATATVNFAVINGTTPQLPDWPTA, encoded by the coding sequence ATGGCCAGCGACGAACCAGAAGTCACTCGCGCCGACCGGTTCATCAAGACGGCGGTCGAGATCCTGGGCGAGACCGGGCGCACCGATTTCACGGTGCAAGAAGTCGTGGCCCGCTCCAAGACGTCGCTGCGCGCCTTTTATCAGCATTTCAGCAGCAAAGATGAGCTATTGCTGGCGCTCTTCGACCGGACCATTGCGCACTCGGCTCAGATGTGGCGCGCCGAGACGCACGGACTGGACAGCACGGCGGCCCTCAAGCTCGTCATCGACCGCGTCAGTCAACAGCCCGAATCCAGCACTCAGGACAGCCTCAACCGGGCCCTGAGCCTCTACAACCAACATCTGGCCGAGACGCGGCCACGCGAGTACGCCAGGGTGCTGTCGCCTTTGCACCAATTGATCCGCGACATCGTGGGCCAAGGCATCACCGAAGGAGTATTTCGGCCGGGACTCGATGTCGGTGCCGCCGCCGCGATCGTCATGCAGACCGTCGTTGGCGCGCAGCGATTGCATTGGCTGGGTAGCGAATTGAACGGAACACCGATCGATGCGGGACAGCTGTACGACTTCTGCAGTCGCGCCCTGGGCATTCAAGACAACGACGAAGTGATCGACGCCCCGTCGCTGGCCGAGCTGTTCGCGCAGATCGGCATGCGCCCGGGCACCCGCGACGGCGAGTTCGCGATGACGCTGCCAGTCAGCCCACAAGTGGTCAACACCTCCGGCGCCCTGCAAGGCGGTTTGATCGCCACGCTCGTCGACGTGGCGGGTGGGCAGTTCGGGCTGGAACACCTGCAGCCGGGCACCACCATGACGACGTCCGACCTCTTCGTTCGCTACCTGCGCCCGATCCGGCAGGGGTCGGCGTTCGCGGTGCCTCGCATGCTGCGTTCCGGTCGGCGCGCAATGGTCATGCAGGTCGACATCTACGGTGACGTCGACGACGAGCTACTCGCAACCGCGACGGTGAACTTCGCCGTGATCAACGGAACCACACCGCAACTCCCCGACTGGCCCACGGCATAA
- a CDS encoding amidohydrolase family protein, whose product MPSRELPFPVFDADNHMYEPQEALTKFLPDKRKNVIDYVQVRGRTKIVVRGHISEYIPNPTFEVVARPGAQEDYFRHGSQGKSYREILGEPMKAIPAFREPGARLEVMDELGIDYALMFPTLASLVEERMKDDPEMTHDVIHALNQWMYEQWSFNYEGRIFATPVITLPIVERALEELEWCLERGARTVLVRPAPVPGYRGSRSFGLEEFDPFWQACMRAEIPVSMHASDSGYSELINVWEPGDEFLPFKPTAFRSLAMGHRPIEDAFGALICHGALSRNPDLRILSIENGADWVPHLFKGLKGVYKKMPQAFSEDPIETFKRCIYVSPFWEDQFTDIVKMVGTDRVVFGSDWPHPEGLKDPISFVDELSDFEQEDVEKIMGGNLMKLMKVEAPAKKPVSA is encoded by the coding sequence ATGCCGTCTCGCGAGCTTCCGTTTCCCGTGTTCGACGCCGACAACCACATGTACGAACCGCAGGAGGCGCTGACCAAGTTCCTCCCGGACAAGCGCAAGAACGTGATCGACTATGTGCAGGTCCGCGGTCGCACCAAGATCGTCGTGCGGGGCCACATCAGCGAGTACATCCCCAACCCCACGTTCGAGGTGGTGGCGCGGCCCGGCGCTCAGGAGGACTACTTCCGGCACGGCTCGCAGGGTAAGAGCTACCGCGAGATTCTGGGCGAGCCGATGAAGGCCATCCCCGCTTTCCGGGAACCGGGTGCACGCCTCGAGGTCATGGACGAGCTCGGCATCGACTACGCCTTGATGTTCCCCACGCTGGCCAGCCTGGTCGAAGAGCGGATGAAGGACGACCCGGAGATGACGCATGACGTCATTCACGCGCTCAACCAGTGGATGTATGAGCAGTGGTCGTTCAACTACGAAGGGCGCATCTTCGCTACCCCGGTGATCACGTTGCCGATCGTCGAGCGCGCGCTCGAAGAACTCGAATGGTGCCTCGAACGCGGTGCCCGCACCGTGCTGGTTCGCCCGGCGCCAGTACCCGGTTACCGCGGCAGCCGGTCGTTCGGTCTCGAGGAGTTCGACCCGTTCTGGCAAGCCTGCATGCGCGCCGAAATCCCGGTTTCGATGCACGCCTCCGACAGTGGCTACTCCGAACTCATCAACGTGTGGGAGCCCGGAGACGAGTTCCTGCCGTTCAAGCCCACCGCCTTCCGGAGCCTGGCCATGGGCCATCGGCCCATCGAGGACGCCTTCGGCGCCCTCATCTGCCACGGGGCACTGTCGCGCAATCCCGACCTGCGGATCTTGTCCATCGAAAACGGTGCCGACTGGGTGCCGCATCTGTTCAAGGGACTCAAAGGCGTCTACAAGAAGATGCCGCAGGCTTTCAGCGAAGACCCGATCGAGACGTTCAAGCGGTGCATTTACGTCAGCCCGTTCTGGGAAGACCAGTTCACCGACATCGTCAAGATGGTCGGCACCGACCGCGTCGTCTTCGGCTCCGACTGGCCGCACCCCGAGGGCCTCAAGGACCCGATCTCCTTCGTCGACGAGCTCTCCGATTTCGAGCAGGAGGACGTCGAAAAGATCATGGGCGGAAACCTGATGAAGCTCATGAAGGTGGAGGCGCCGGCGAAGAAGCCAGTGTCGGCCTGA
- a CDS encoding DUF7676 family protein: MTEPHPALIETEDGGREQCWPLPTDERSLLDLIRLCFNEYWDEIWFGILIEGAAWEVAAPNPPKRISSYDGYATIDFGRWHFHLCIGEHRESGPELGRIRRCARAELYRRIGIDDHPTSWGVRLHNGRDEQMMTILLPNPFLTNVQQLREQPAWEQLELWNRLRATFLGLEPDPLDRAGKGFQHG, from the coding sequence ATGACCGAGCCGCACCCCGCCCTCATCGAAACCGAAGACGGTGGGCGAGAACAATGTTGGCCGCTACCCACCGACGAACGCAGCCTGCTCGACCTGATCCGCCTCTGCTTCAACGAATACTGGGACGAGATCTGGTTCGGCATCCTCATCGAGGGTGCCGCTTGGGAGGTCGCGGCGCCGAACCCGCCCAAGCGCATCTCCAGCTACGACGGGTATGCGACCATCGACTTCGGCCGCTGGCACTTCCACCTGTGCATCGGCGAGCATCGGGAAAGCGGACCCGAACTCGGCCGGATCCGCAGGTGCGCGCGCGCCGAGCTTTACCGCCGAATTGGCATTGACGACCATCCCACGTCCTGGGGAGTCCGCCTGCACAACGGCCGTGACGAACAGATGATGACGATCCTGCTGCCCAACCCGTTTCTGACCAATGTTCAGCAGCTGCGCGAGCAGCCCGCCTGGGAGCAGCTGGAACTCTGGAACCGCCTGCGAGCTACTTTCCTGGGGCTGGAGCCGGATCCGCTCGACCGCGCCGGCAAAGGCTTTCAGCACGGCTGA
- a CDS encoding glycohydrolase toxin TNT-related protein (This protein contains a domain related to Tuberculosis Necrotizing Toxin, which is the C-terminal effector domain of outer membrane channel protein CpnT, and which has a lethal NAD+-glycohydrolase activity.) translates to MGIEIPGWLRWVGDLIGEPFPEGDETACRRQADRWRDYADQLERHKDGLTAATRTTLEGFISGEIHNKLDQRLKPFVDGPGSIDTIAGQLRQLAEAVDNVATEIEFAKEMFIANLVALAATLAALAASAWINWGAPVEAAAAVAVAEAAISQIIRAAVAKVAEEAVARVIAQIVTRALMSAAINAGISAGLNAGIQSQQMLQGNRRGFDSESFWNDVEGGAVSGAVMGPILRGAHDVDAGSALANRAKNFGASFVGNAGGTLAAQQALTGHMNFADAAGAGLVFGGVDGLQRPAVHPTGAPEITALTGDRPVGPVVNPEPATQHSPTPPVETTPAPAGRASEFTGPAAPNVDVPFNLGSRGQDAAPLAPSALLGTDPGIPPHTATPAGAHAGVLDAPSTGSPSAGTPAVPAGHASAAPTGHASAPSGSPPAPVARAGVAESGAASAGHPAGAPAARISDAPAGAGARDVADTLRTSTGTEPATHPVRDAGVPARDSHLPRDPQSSTSATPLRDSQPPREVPPPRDAPPVRDTQAPRDGQQPRRDGAPPRDGQVPRDGQLSARRDEHHPVIDRVSRAESASDHARDAGKKHDSGSTAEASLLEDATTVSPVVTHMSPDGGHSAARPTAPDLSRAGGPDRSSGPHDPTIRRPGSDGYHGGDDMPPPPAPGPLDPAGFDNPADHRVYGPKQLAPVEDPAHQSAVREALTNQDGSYATWADPRTHPYGELINDGGPSVAGRANNCLDTSLAALASFHGHPTVAAPRYEANRLGEAGGLARAKAWLGDGLHQYQGMSIPKQFAALHERIKQMGPGSSALVVNGWQKFDGSGKPLFKPDGTPELDGAHATVIVYPRDASGPVWWDPQQNRTFDQPPPRFVDKSAYLHFTAIAPDHFGPITPRQGGHHGATGHPGPSAGLPGSDRSEHLLRSSAVRDGLDLLADPDTGGSHGQRGGGLDETRDRFANRGRDGVSELVDRLGGGGLRRGEAERATAAGPADLSLPMEHHDPTRSGGFPEHRVSDDRGFVDQPAGTHSGSPPDHRQADAAERPAGHAVERGEGPRGPASSAESGRVAGGDHDGVLEPPVGPRDAGDLGPHSEDPGHHHVDPGDRGRHVPSHPDSEHSRGIANEALWKRIPPVRPDELRHHLGDSTFGEQRAKDNVTWWRELTGEEQRALIDTYSREIGNAEGVPAWARTEANDHQLSQLRDELHSRRGAGERLTRTDIKELARYDNIRRALDNARAELVPRGGEVHILAFDPYTFHGDGRIVVSVGHDPHHAESVSWHVPGITTTIASLPGNLTNALNHWESVRRENPSITAASIAWIGYDAPSGIGLLRTPFHGLARVGGAILHDDIAAFNAAVDAIASSGDHFRDNHIFGHSYGSTATSYAGRDGRLAGHVRSVTLLGSPGAAKQHHASDFGIGDRVFVASSSRDPVTATGGRTPASRGRFFGIGLGIDPAMRSFGAQRITAEFPRHMDTAETKATHTAYYHIDPRLGVRTESLANFGRIAAGHFDQVHVEAHRTERPLWKLGWRTDEPAQGRPLKLEPTNGEAYSVERRIWDPGWHSDHSDAGAVEHQSRVEHRPQHGAVHDNGRCAHEVTNFLSERYGRDVALQAKPGPTGVPARHLFEAWGSGSLFATYADIHDTLLHHGDGSAALLASRWSRGPQQGGHAYIAVNEGGVVHLYERVGDQFERSGWPPSWGQGAVDRTAVGYLDRRGRPIDPLDGRPDELRAAEEVGNVAGNETSDDAPAVASLQRDYNANGHTIPTDQLVHPQSGLLDHRLLDSAAVNPTRVSDALAPGVPSRHPEVQDMVANSYDPHAGLGEEAWNSHYWPTGKRDGHGNPELVWPDPDVHPQGFDTPESRTPVVLNPGQFFDRFGPGFGVFGSPTGTPFPNRGLPPHSLEAGFHRYEVLRPLPVWEGPIAPAMGQPGGGTQYYFPRPIVDLVNAGYLREIPL, encoded by the coding sequence GTGGGCATTGAAATCCCCGGCTGGCTGCGGTGGGTGGGTGACCTCATCGGTGAGCCGTTTCCCGAGGGCGACGAGACCGCGTGTCGACGCCAGGCCGACCGCTGGCGTGACTATGCCGACCAATTGGAGCGCCACAAAGACGGGCTGACTGCCGCTACGCGGACCACCCTGGAGGGATTCATCTCCGGGGAGATCCACAACAAGCTTGACCAGCGACTCAAACCTTTCGTCGATGGTCCGGGTTCGATCGACACGATTGCCGGGCAGTTGCGCCAGTTGGCCGAGGCCGTCGACAACGTCGCCACCGAGATCGAGTTCGCGAAGGAAATGTTCATCGCGAATCTCGTTGCGCTGGCAGCGACTTTGGCCGCACTTGCCGCATCGGCGTGGATCAACTGGGGCGCGCCGGTCGAGGCGGCCGCAGCCGTCGCGGTCGCCGAGGCCGCGATCAGCCAGATCATTCGCGCTGCCGTCGCCAAAGTGGCCGAAGAGGCAGTAGCCCGAGTCATCGCCCAAATCGTCACACGCGCCCTGATGAGCGCGGCCATCAACGCGGGCATCTCGGCAGGGCTGAACGCGGGCATCCAGAGTCAGCAGATGCTGCAAGGCAATCGACGCGGGTTCGACTCGGAGTCGTTCTGGAATGACGTTGAGGGAGGGGCTGTTTCCGGCGCCGTCATGGGGCCCATTCTGCGCGGCGCTCACGATGTCGACGCGGGTTCGGCATTAGCGAACCGCGCCAAGAACTTCGGCGCGTCGTTCGTCGGTAACGCCGGTGGGACGCTGGCTGCTCAACAGGCCCTGACCGGCCACATGAACTTCGCCGACGCCGCCGGCGCCGGCCTGGTCTTCGGTGGTGTCGACGGGCTGCAGCGTCCGGCCGTGCACCCCACCGGCGCCCCGGAGATCACCGCTCTTACCGGGGACCGCCCGGTCGGGCCGGTGGTGAATCCTGAACCCGCAACCCAACATTCGCCGACGCCCCCGGTTGAAACTACCCCGGCGCCCGCAGGGCGCGCGTCGGAATTCACCGGACCGGCGGCGCCGAATGTGGACGTTCCCTTCAATCTCGGGTCGCGCGGGCAGGATGCGGCACCGTTAGCGCCCAGCGCTCTGCTCGGCACCGATCCCGGCATCCCGCCGCACACCGCCACGCCTGCGGGCGCTCACGCCGGTGTGCTCGACGCGCCGTCGACGGGATCACCGTCAGCGGGTACCCCAGCCGTGCCCGCGGGTCACGCTTCCGCTGCGCCCACCGGTCATGCCTCGGCCCCATCGGGCAGTCCGCCGGCCCCGGTTGCGCGGGCCGGCGTCGCGGAGTCCGGTGCCGCCTCCGCCGGGCACCCTGCCGGTGCGCCAGCCGCCCGGATCTCCGACGCGCCGGCCGGGGCCGGCGCCAGGGATGTCGCCGATACCCTGCGCACCTCGACCGGCACCGAGCCCGCAACGCACCCGGTGCGCGACGCAGGAGTGCCGGCCCGAGACAGCCATCTACCGCGTGATCCTCAATCCTCAACCAGCGCAACACCATTGCGTGACAGCCAGCCACCACGTGAGGTACCGCCACCGCGTGACGCCCCACCGGTGCGTGACACGCAGGCGCCGCGGGACGGGCAGCAACCACGGCGGGATGGTGCACCGCCGCGCGATGGGCAAGTACCGCGAGACGGGCAGTTGTCGGCCAGACGCGACGAACATCACCCGGTCATTGACCGGGTCAGCCGAGCCGAATCCGCGTCGGATCACGCCAGAGATGCTGGCAAGAAGCATGATTCGGGCTCAACTGCCGAGGCATCGCTCCTTGAGGACGCGACGACTGTGTCACCAGTCGTCACACACATGTCACCGGACGGCGGTCACAGCGCGGCACGCCCGACGGCACCTGACCTATCCCGCGCTGGCGGACCGGACCGGTCGAGCGGGCCACACGATCCGACGATCCGACGGCCGGGCTCCGACGGATACCACGGCGGCGACGACATGCCGCCACCACCCGCTCCCGGGCCCCTCGACCCCGCGGGTTTCGACAATCCGGCGGACCACCGAGTCTACGGACCGAAACAACTTGCGCCCGTGGAGGACCCAGCACACCAAAGCGCCGTACGGGAAGCCCTGACTAATCAGGATGGCAGCTATGCCACCTGGGCTGACCCGCGCACCCATCCCTATGGTGAGCTCATCAACGATGGCGGACCAAGTGTCGCCGGGCGAGCCAACAATTGCCTGGATACCTCGCTAGCGGCTTTGGCGTCCTTCCACGGCCACCCGACGGTCGCGGCACCACGATACGAAGCAAACCGTCTCGGCGAGGCTGGCGGTTTGGCGAGAGCGAAGGCCTGGCTGGGCGACGGGCTGCATCAATACCAGGGCATGTCGATACCCAAACAGTTTGCAGCGCTGCACGAGCGCATCAAGCAAATGGGTCCGGGCTCGTCGGCGCTGGTGGTCAACGGCTGGCAGAAGTTCGACGGTAGCGGCAAGCCGTTGTTCAAGCCGGACGGGACGCCCGAACTCGATGGTGCCCACGCCACCGTCATCGTCTACCCGCGGGATGCTTCGGGCCCCGTGTGGTGGGATCCCCAGCAAAACCGGACTTTCGATCAGCCGCCGCCGCGGTTCGTCGACAAGTCGGCGTACCTGCACTTCACCGCTATCGCACCCGACCATTTCGGGCCGATCACCCCACGGCAAGGAGGCCACCATGGCGCAACTGGACACCCCGGACCAAGCGCTGGCTTACCTGGCTCAGATCGATCCGAACACCTCCTACGAAGTAGTGCCGTTCGAGATGGGTTGGATCTGCTCGCCGATCCTGACACCGGAGGAAGCCACGGGCAGCGAGGCGGTGGGCTCGACGAAACTCGTGATCGATTCGCAAACCGGGGTCGTGACGGAGTTTCCGAGCTGGTCGACCGACTTGGTGGCGGAGGACTACGTCGAGGCGAAGCGGAGCGGGCAACCGCCGCCGGCCCGGCAGATTTATCCCTACCAATGGAGCATCACGATCCGACGCGTTCGGGAGGATTCCCGGAGCATCGGGTATCAGATGACCGCGGTTTCGTTGACCAACCCGCCGGAACCCACTCGGGATCACCCCCTGACCATCGACAAGCAGACGCTGCTGAACGACCCGCCGGACACGCTGTCGAGCGTGGCGAGGGCCCACGTGGTCCAGCTAGCTCAGCAGAATCAGGGCGAGTGGCCGGAGGAGACCACGACGGAGTTTTAGAACCACCAGTCGGGCCGCGCGACGCTGGCGACCTTGGCCCGCATTCAGAGGATCCCGGTCACCACCACGTAGATCCCGGTGACCGGGGGCGCCACGTGCCATCGCATCCGGACAGCGAGCACTCCCGAGGCATCGCCAATGAAGCGTTGTGGAAACGGATTCCGCCGGTACGTCCCGACGAATTACGTCATCACCTGGGCGACAGCACGTTTGGAGAACAGCGTGCCAAGGACAATGTCACGTGGTGGCGGGAACTCACGGGTGAAGAGCAGCGAGCGTTAATCGACACCTACTCCCGCGAAATCGGTAACGCCGAAGGTGTTCCCGCGTGGGCGCGCACCGAAGCCAACGATCACCAACTATCTCAGCTGCGCGACGAATTGCACTCCCGTCGAGGCGCGGGCGAGCGCCTCACTCGCACAGACATCAAAGAACTCGCTCGATACGACAACATCCGCAGAGCACTCGACAACGCCAGGGCCGAACTTGTACCTCGCGGCGGTGAGGTGCACATCCTCGCGTTTGACCCCTATACCTTCCACGGAGACGGTCGAATTGTGGTCAGCGTCGGGCACGACCCACACCACGCAGAGTCGGTGTCTTGGCACGTACCGGGAATAACAACTACAATCGCCAGCCTCCCAGGCAACCTGACCAACGCACTAAATCATTGGGAGTCGGTGCGAAGAGAAAACCCAAGCATCACGGCGGCGTCGATTGCCTGGATCGGTTATGACGCGCCGAGCGGTATCGGGCTATTGCGAACACCATTCCATGGGCTGGCACGAGTCGGCGGCGCCATTCTGCACGACGATATTGCGGCGTTCAACGCCGCCGTCGACGCAATAGCGTCGTCGGGCGATCACTTTCGCGACAACCACATCTTCGGTCATTCCTATGGATCAACCGCGACCAGCTACGCCGGGCGTGACGGCCGGTTGGCTGGACACGTTCGCAGCGTGACTTTGCTGGGCTCCCCGGGCGCCGCCAAGCAGCACCACGCCAGCGACTTCGGGATCGGCGACCGTGTCTTTGTCGCCTCATCGTCGCGCGACCCGGTTACCGCGACTGGAGGCCGCACGCCCGCTTCGCGGGGACGGTTTTTCGGGATCGGACTCGGCATCGACCCGGCAATGCGATCGTTCGGCGCGCAACGGATCACGGCCGAGTTTCCCCGTCATATGGACACCGCGGAAACCAAGGCCACGCACACGGCTTACTACCACATCGATCCCAGGCTGGGAGTGCGCACCGAGTCATTGGCGAACTTCGGCCGCATCGCCGCGGGGCACTTCGACCAGGTACACGTGGAGGCGCACCGGACCGAGCGGCCGTTGTGGAAATTGGGGTGGCGCACAGACGAACCCGCTCAGGGCCGCCCTCTTAAGCTCGAGCCGACCAACGGTGAAGCTTATTCAGTCGAACGCCGAATCTGGGACCCCGGTTGGCATTCCGATCATTCCGACGCCGGTGCCGTTGAGCACCAGAGCCGTGTCGAACACCGGCCGCAACACGGCGCGGTGCACGATAACGGCCGCTGCGCCCACGAAGTGACCAACTTCCTGTCCGAACGCTACGGTCGCGACGTCGCGCTTCAGGCGAAACCAGGTCCGACGGGTGTGCCGGCCCGACATCTGTTTGAAGCGTGGGGATCGGGGTCGCTGTTCGCCACCTACGCCGATATTCACGACACGCTCTTACACCACGGTGACGGGTCGGCAGCGCTGCTGGCTTCGCGGTGGTCGAGAGGTCCGCAACAGGGCGGGCACGCCTACATCGCAGTCAACGAAGGCGGTGTCGTGCACCTCTACGAGCGAGTCGGCGACCAATTCGAACGGTCGGGGTGGCCACCGTCATGGGGTCAGGGCGCGGTCGACAGGACCGCGGTGGGTTACCTCGACCGCCGCGGGCGACCCATCGACCCTCTCGATGGTCGGCCGGACGAGCTGCGCGCCGCCGAGGAAGTCGGCAATGTCGCCGGCAACGAGACGAGCGACGATGCGCCCGCTGTTGCTTCCCTGCAACGCGACTACAATGCCAACGGCCACACGATACCCACCGACCAACTCGTCCACCCTCAATCCGGGTTGCTCGATCACAGGTTGCTCGACAGCGCCGCCGTCAACCCGACCCGAGTCAGCGATGCCTTGGCACCCGGCGTGCCCAGCAGGCATCCGGAAGTGCAGGATATGGTCGCCAACAGCTACGACCCGCACGCTGGCCTCGGCGAAGAGGCCTGGAACAGTCACTACTGGCCTACCGGCAAGCGCGATGGGCACGGGAATCCAGAACTGGTGTGGCCCGACCCAGACGTGCATCCGCAGGGCTTCGACACACCCGAGTCGCGCACCCCAGTCGTCCTCAATCCAGGCCAATTCTTCGATCGGTTCGGGCCCGGATTCGGCGTATTCGGCTCGCCGACCGGCACACCCTTCCCCAATCGCGGGTTGCCGCCGCATAGCTTAGAGGCGGGTTTTCACCGATACGAGGTACTCAGACCCCTTCCGGTCTGGGAAGGCCCAATCGCACCTGCGATGGGACAGCCGGGCGGCGGCACCCAGTACTACTTCCCGCGCCCAATTGTTGATCTGGTCAATGCCGGTTACCTGAGGGAGATCCCGCTATGA